The Spinacia oleracea cultivar Varoflay chromosome 2, BTI_SOV_V1, whole genome shotgun sequence DNA segment gtgtgtttgtgttcacatacgaaacctaaaacgtacaggattcgtttaatgattaaattcctaatcctatttgataaattaattaaataagagtttcattaggattctaatttaattaattcgtatcctaataggattccaattctctttccatacccctataaatatgtggcctgggttcacaatttataccgagttttcaagtattcaaagtgagtttttgagagaaaaattcagtcacataccttgcctaaaagtgccgaaattattagtaccttaagggcgattctagttggtcaatcttaaggcggattcggacgtgctgtggactatctacggagggacgacacttggagtcctaaagacttgttcttgttcggttcgggcgcaactagggaaggcacgcaacaaagagtatgcatctaaactatgctatatgattatgtgtaaataatatgtattcctggctaaatggtttttccgcatgatttatgaattgtcatatgaatcataaccaaaCACCTTGCTCTCGCGCTGGCGAGCTGTTGCGCTCGTTGGACCTTGCGTGCTTGGATCGACGGGCCGacagccttgccttgctcgtatctgcgaccaatgccttacggctattgtttatcgtatagtacttgacgaatcacagtcatacgatacgattattcgtttcgcgtagcttacgaatattcgcgatacgatatacgagtccgatccaacgtcatatcgcatatttatgtttttccgaactaattctcgaaaagctattaaatgaatttccgattcatttaatacGATGACCTGTTACATGCCAATAGTGTGACCTTATAAGTTCAGTCAACAGTAAGATGTGAACCTAATAtaaattagaactcactgatcgaaagcattgctcccgctagctgttccgatcacttgatctcactgaattaattgtttgtaattaatctgaaccttggtattagactaatgcaccttgggtgaagcacatatttcctccagtctcctacttgtcattcagacaagtgtgcattcacattcctttgtcgcttagtgttacttgctgaacattaggtaagatccaagccatccttattaggtccagaagtgtttatCGGATTACTGAATTCaattgttaaacttttacagaaggttaagccttaaccattctgagcacggccatgcattttcacagcaTCTAACTCTCCGGGAGGCCTTGTTAcgcaacaacaccatatcctatcaaagataggaggacaatccagtcttgcaatctatgaacactcactttgattcatagtacgcccagtAACTGCTTTTACAgtttccttttacggtgcgacgtttagcgagcatcagagcgaactaatcttcaaatgagcaatcataattactcatgttttgaggaatggttctaaccaccattaatgagaacttcttatgacatgactttaatctcttaaagtgttctcatggtcaatccgatacaagatccaataagtttctatgcaaaagattttgacatccagtcaatctagtttaagaaaccgaactacaaatctacttgcaatctaatcttcattagtcattggtcgtccaccttttaAGGACCTGGATTAGAGATCCTTTGTGACTCCAATATTCAAGTttacttatgggtgtttctttgtcgaaggatccatcttgacatcccatttgaatgttttgaatcacttggacttttcatttaatactaaaccaaaatgaaatgaatatgaaataaagaatttcataaatatgaaacggctaaaccaattgttttaaacacagatctaacagattttctaaaacaaaacttaggaaatcaaagccattctccaacatgtttgattcccatggttgctacatgtgcgttgtgcttcacttttggcaacagtttagtcaatggatccgcgacgttgtcgtcagttccaaccttgccaatctcgatttctttcctttcaacgatttctcgaagtatgtgaaatcgccgcggtacgtgcttggacttctggtggctcctaggatccttttcctgggcaatggctccgctattttcgcaatacaaagccattggtcctttaatggaggggacaaccccaagttcttcgatgaacttcctaatccaaacagcttcctttgctgcttctaaggcagcaatgtactcggcttcagttgtagaatcagcaatagtgctttgcttagcacttttccagcttactgctccgccattgaggcagaacacaaaactagactgtgatctgaaatcatctctgatggtttgaaagcttgcgtccgtatagcctctaacaatcaactcatctgtaccaccatagactagaaactgatcctttgtccttttcaggtactttaggatattcttggcagcagtctaatgcgccttacctgggtctgactggtacctgctcgttgcactaagtgcgaacgaaacatccggccttgtacaaatcatagcatacatgatggatcaaATAGGCGAAGCGTATGGAGTATAACTCAtccttctacgctcatcagatatcttgggacactgagtcttgcttagatatgtgccatgtgacatgggtagatggcctctctttgctcccatcatattgaacctagctagcactttgtcaatgtaagtgttctggcttagtccaatcatcctcttagatctatctctatagatcttgatgcccaatatgtattgtgcctctccttaGTCTTTCATTTataaacactttccaagccaagtctttacacactccagcataggaatgtcatttccaataagcagtatgtcgtctacatacaagactaggaatgcaattttactcccactgactttcttgtatacacaagagtcgtcttgattcttgatgaagccaaattcattgactgcttcatcaaatcgtatattccagctccttgatgcctgctttaatccatagatggatttcttaagcttgcatacctttccttgattcttttgatcgacaaaaccctccggctgtgtcataaacacagtctcttcaagaacaccattcaagaaggtaGTTTTTACATcaattttccatatttcatatcatgaaacgcgacaatcgcaaggattatccgaatagacttaagcatagcgactggagagaaggtttcatcgtagtcaatgcCGTGAActttgcctgtaaccttttgctaccaatctagccttgtatatgtatacaattccattcttgtctttcttcaatttgaagacccatttgcatccgataggtgtaaacccatctggcaaatcaaccaattcccatacttgattttcagacatggagtctatctcagatttcatggcctctaaccatttagtggagttTGGGCTCGTCTTAGCTTTCTTGTAGGTCATAGGTTcctcactatctaatatgagaacttctaagttttcagtcaagaggacgcctgtccatctatccggctaaaccttagttctatgtgacctacgaggggcaacaacgtcttaaggaactactcccactgactcttctaaaggccttggaggttcttcaccttgaactgattctaaagagttcttggtttgttgttcgtctcgaatatCTTTGAGGTCTATTAttaatctcccacttgtcattttggaaatgtgatttctttccaaaaagacaccgtcacgagcaacgaataccttgttctctAACTTGtggtagaagtaataccccttagtttcttttggatacccaacgaagaaacatttgtcagattttggttcgagcttgtccgaatttaatcgcttgacatatgcttcgcaaccccaaatctttagaaaagacaactttggaagtttcccagtccataattcgtatggagtcttttcaacagcttttgacggagcacgattcagtgtgagtactgTTGTTTGCAActcatgtccccaaaattgtaaaggaagttcggcttgacccatcattgacctgaccatatcgagtaaggtacGTTGTGATTCATTGCTAATTATCAGTCAGATTAACGGTTCATATGCAGCAAAAGATTCCAAGATGCAGGCCTACCTTGAAGTAGCCAAGAGACTCGTCGGTAAATTCGACTCATGCACCCTGCAACAGATACCAAGGGACCAAAATACCCTAGCTGACGCCTTAGCTAATTtgggctcaaacatcaaacCCAAACTCACCACGATCCCCGTAGTCCACCTTACGTACCCAACCATCACAAAAGAAACCTTACCCATCAACGAGTAAATCCCACCAACTCAAATTCCTGCTCCCACATCATGGCGTGACCCATACATACTATGGCTCAAACACCACACCATCCCACCTGAAGTCTCCAATGAAAGATCCTTCCGTATGAGAGCCTCCAGATTCATCTTGATCCATGGGGTTATGCTCAGAAAGTCAGTTGCAGGACCGTACCTTAGATGTCTAGACCATGACGAGATCGAGTCGACGCTGAGGAATATCCAGGACGGTGAATGTGAAAATCATGCCGGAGGACGAAGCCTATCCCACAAAACTCTAACCATGGGATATTTTTGGCCAACTatgaagaaagacgcaatcACCTATGCCAAAAAATGCGATTCATGCCAACGTTTGGCATTCATCTCCCACCAACCTTGTGAAGAACTTCGCCCTATCTTGTCCCCAtggcccttcatgaagtggGGAATGGACATAGTAGGTCCTCTGCCACAAGTTTCAGGACAACGtgtcttcatgttggcaatgaccGATTACTTCTCTAAATGGATCGAACCAGAGGCGATCAAACGCGTACGAGACACCGAAGTCATATCATTCATCAAACGAAATGTCCGTAGTCGTTTCGGAATTCCGTCCGAGATCGTCTGTGACAACGGTTCGCAattcatcagcaacaaaacGAAGGTATTATGTGCCAGATACAACATCACTTTGCATCCTTCAACACCAAGGTACCCTCAAGCCAACGGCCAAGCCGAATCAAGTAACaagatcatcatcaacaacctcaagaaacgTCTTGATGACGCAaaaggaagatgggcagacgaaCTACCCATGATTCTATGGGCTGACAGGACGACACCCAAGACGGCAACCAACCATACTCCCTTCTCTTTGGTTTTCGGGTGCGAAGCAGTTatccctcccgaagtcgagctTCCCACAGCAAGCAACAGTTTTATGTCGTCAGGGATGAACGACTCAAATTTTTTATACAACATCGACACTGTCGACGAACTCAAAGAAACAGCTTTGGTTAGGATGGCATCCTACCAACAGGCGGTTGCTAACAGTTACAACAAGAACGTCCGAACTCGAGTTTTCCGACAAGGAGATTGGATTCTACAAaaagtctttccaaacaagaaagATTCACGACATTGGAAACTAGCCCCAACTTGGGAAGGGCCCTATCAAATTGTGAGACGAACAGGTCACGGCGTATACGAGCTATTCGACAAAGATGGAAGACCCATCCAAGGAGTTGGAACGCGACACACTTGAAGCTGTATCACTTCTAGAAATCTATCCCTTTAGTCTTTTTCTGTGTTTTTCACTAACATGCAGGAATAATGGATGTCCGCGACATCGTGACGACACCCCTAAACAGGGACAACACGACTTCATCTCGGGTCGTAGAGAACCTGGATGTACCCAAACTAGGTAGCAATCATGACAATAAAGAATAAAGCTAAGTTCCTTatcctttcttttcctttctttattAATGATTTCTCTTCACTaccattactgacttaagcatcggagggccgttggctacACCAACGGCTAACCATGACGCCATCATCTCGTTTCGCAGATCACATTTTTTGGCAATACATACATCATGGTGCCAACACTCAAGTATTCGTCGCAGCATAATGAAGTTCAACAAATACAAACGCACAACACGGTCTCGACTAGTACTCTCTAAAAACCTTTTCCTCCTTCTTGtcgtaaattttttttatttcatgtTGCCCTATATTGACTTAATCATCGGAGGGTTGTTGGCtacaccaacggccaatcctcatgctctgctatgttgacagtatgatgccTACATGATAACGAATTCGACAAGAAGAAGGCAGGACGACAAAGAACAAATTAATGCAACACGAAGGGGACACATTTACAAAGATGaacacattaatttataaacatGAACACAACAACTTTGTCactttattaaatgttttagtATATTACATTTTCCACTCTACTTGTACGAATTACAAATTACAGAATACATCTTACAATTTTTACACTTTACAATAATAAAATGAAGGGGAATTCATATATTAAAAGATCTAGgccataggttcaccaatgaacaacaatctaggatgataaacaatcaataaaacagttaattagactagcatgctctctcgaatcgatactaatcatagactcagaattaacgggctctcgctacgtattaattctaattctacctattgacacaagcctaaacatcaaattgcatctctcgaatcttaccTTGATATTGCTTGGctaatacaattaaacctgcacaaatctaattgcatagtaaataaaaccaatcaataggaattaaccataataccaacaatcaatcaacattcaatcatcccttcatattaattcgtgcatccccaaaccctagaaaattgactactcactcatattaataataaaaaagcaattAATACtattgaaaacatgattaaagcaaaataataaatcaaagtaagaagcaatacctaaatgaagaacaatgaataatgaaagcttgaattcttgattgaaattaaaaactaagtgttGGAACAAATTTAGAGAGAATAAACTAagctaaagaaaataaaataagtgtTTAGACTAAGGAAAATAATGTGTCACTAAAAATAATAgggcttagtatttatagtttgcccaaaataacacTCAAAAACCGGAAATAAACTCGTGAAAAAGGGCATTAGGTTGACGTTGCCCGATTGGGCAAacgaccgcccgatcgggcattctgcTCGACAAACAGGCCGATCGGGCAGAAATCCGCTCGATCGGAGccattcgcccgatcgggcgcgcgtacaaactgcacgatcctctatcttcaaaacgccaTATCTTCTTCGTTATTCGTCAGAATTAGgagagtgaccactcgttggaaagatcttgaagtctagaatccaacccaattagaatCACTAAATTtagagttgtagaacttgagttatgatcaaaagagtagacgagtgtcagttttctacttctttcactattcgctttgcttgaaaactcttacaactcaatgtttgtgctctcgaaagtacatcatctcttgtattgattcaattTAGTAGGAAATACACACAAATATTCTAATTCCTActatgatgaacctgaaactacaaacacactacatgGAGCACAtcagtactaaaaatcgctccgaagagctcatttgagatcacaaagtactaagggacgtgagtaaaaactctatataaaacgcatatatcaagcCGCAACGAAGCTgccggcccatcgagccaagcgcgcttgcgcgcaaggcccaacaagcCAGCAGCTCGCGTGCAGCAAGCAGCCAGCCCGCAAGGCTCGGCGTGTGCGCGCAGCAAGGGCAGTGAGCAAAGCAGCGATGCCCAAGGCCCACGACTGCGATGCTGGGCTGCTGTTGTGGGCTTTGGTGTGTGAGTGTGTGTGGCCGattgaggccttgtgccttggacGGTTacattataacctaagggttataacacacaacacacacttatgtttttccaaccctaacctaattctaaatTACGTAAGTTCAGTTTTTGCTCTCCGTTTataactgttcttcccaaaaagctaaacactcttgagcattgtctaagctacgaatctcaagacggatctgaacgtgtcggtgaaccaaatagagggacgacgattggagttctttgttcgtgttcgtgaatgaataaactagggaaaacacacttcgaatgtaagtttgtttaatctgtgctttatacatgttttttggctttggggattattcctcACATtctaatatgtatttaactgtattcccctacaattgGTATCACCCTCGCGAGTAACCTTTTGGGCCCGAGCCTCTTCAATAGCCCTCTGACGCTCCGCTTCAGCCTCGTCCCGATCAGCTTGGCACTCAACCAGATGATCCCAAGCCTCAAGCCAAATTGGAACCTTCTCATTTCAAGGAAAGTCTGGCATGTGCTTCGCGAACATTCGACGATCACCGCAAACACCGTTCCGGTACTGCTCTCGACATTGATCGGCAGTATAGAGCTCGGCCTTCTATTTCTCAAGCTTCCGAATCTCGGAAATCCTCTCGCGAAGCCGCTGATTCAAGACAGGAACCCTGTCAGCCTCGTTTTGGTTCAGTTGTTGGCTCTTGTTAGGgcggaaaataccctcttggtgacatgtCTCGGTATGCCATCATGGAGCATACGTGTCTGCCAGCAAGGCAGGATGTTACGTCTGAACAACTTGATCCCAACGGCTGAGTGAGACGGCAGCGGTTACATTTAGATGATTAAGTGTGGAGCACAACGTTAACTACCTTCATTAAGCCTAATTATGTGTATTAAAATTATGAACGTTACATTCCTTGAGtaaagcctataaaatggcttagacGGCTCTTTTGTACGAATAAGTTCTACTTGCTAATAATAGACTCACTTATGCTCTTACGAATTACTCTTGTCACTTTGCATTATCTAGCTCAATCGATTATTAGCACCATCCTCAAGACAAGTTCGGCTCTAAGcagaatttgtccaaaacaatttggtgcccaccgtggggctgacaatcaaaagcagctcgATAATCCCAACCCAAACACCATGGCCAAAAATGCTAGTTCATCCGATGATATCACTCGTCGCGTTGAGGCCATGGAGCAACGCATCAACCTCCTCCAAAAGGAGAACGAAGCTTTGCAATCTCAAGTCAGATCTTCCACCATCATCGCCACTTGGTCCAGGTTCCAATACCGTCAAACATGTCTGGGCTGAGCCGCTGCCTAGACCTCGATGTCGCTCCTGACCATCCCCTCCATGTACCATTTGGCGAGCCTGGAGGTCCAGTCCTCGAACAGATCCGTGAGTTCGAGCCGCTGCCGAGCCAACCTCGCCCAAATCCGGGTTGGCTGCCTCCCCCTCCAACTCAAGCGTTTTCTGCAGGTGCATCGACGGCCATCGCTGCCTCGACTCATCATAAAACAGCATGTCTCAGATGGTGGTATCCGTCCCTGTGTCGGCACCCGTCTCTAACTCGGTGTCCCGTTCGTTACCCCCTCCAACAGTAACTGTTTCGATGCCATTCCCTGTCTCGACACCACCACAGAGGCCGACTCCAACACCAACGACCCAAGCACCGTGGGATCAACTCTTCTCCCAGCAAGTCGTTTAGCCCGTTGTCAATCTAGTCACTTCGGCACCAGGAGCACCTCCTCAGATAATGGCGGTTCCCTTAGCCAGCCAAGCACCACAAGCAGATTTCCCGCACACTCCGCTGCGCGCGGATTCCTCTCGAAACTACTCTCTCTATAATACTCCTACCAGGTCGATTGTTCCGGTTAGTCACGATTTTGTAGCTCCTTTTCCTTATGTGGCAGGTACCAACGCTACCTTGGGGACATCTCCCTTCATGCAACAAGTCGTGCCGCAGTTCACCCCCCCATCAACCTCATAACGTGCATCCACAAAATACCTACTACCAACATCTTCAAGCTAGCCTTCCCGACATATTTAGCCCCCTCGTTCCGGTGCTCAACAACATCTGCGAAAACACCAatcaccaactccaacaaatcatgaccATGATAAATAAAATCCTTGGAGTACCcacaccaatcaaagaagccagcctGTATAGTTATGCTGATTCACCATATGCTGACCCCATCGATGCCATCGACATCCCGAAGCGGTTCACCCACCCAATATGCCCATGTATGATGGAACCACCGACCTAGAGAACATATATTAACCTACAAGTAGTGCATGATGACGATCCCAGTCCCCAAGCACATGAGGGAAGCCAGCTTGTGTAAAGGCTTCGGCTCGACGTTAATCGGACCCGCCCTGAAGTGGTGAACCAGTTTGCCAAATGGATGCATCACTTCCTTTGCGCATCCCAACAACATGTTTAACTAGCAGTTTGCCAGCAGCAGGGGGTTAGAGAAGCAGACAAGCGATCTATACCGTGTGGTCCAGTGGCCCGACGAACCCCTGAAGGATTACTTAGCTTGattcatcagggagaaggtgacAGTTCAAGAATGTGACGTCTCAGCTGCGATCGAGGCATTCAGACAAGGGTTGTATGGGGAGACCGACCTGTGGAGAGACCTCATCAAATATCCTTGCAAAAAGTTTGAAGATGCCTAatccaaagcaatggcccaagtcaGGCTCGAAGAAACTCTCTATTCCAGGAAGGGAGCCAACGATTATACAAAGACCGACAGGCGGCTGTCCTAACCTAAGAGGAGAGATGATCGTCCTGCCCCTTACTCCCGACCCCAACAAGTAGCAGTGGTGGAGGAAGACGACGACACCGATTGGAAGAACAATCCCGATCTACCTCCCagaattaacgaatattctttttgtgttgacactgtaggtctgaggaaccacctctcgaagatgggTAGTGCAGTGCAATGGCCGCCGAAGTCCAGCAAGCCCGACTCAAAGAAAGACCCCTCGAAGTGGTGCAATTTTCATGCCAACATCGGTCACACCACCAATGAATGCGTGGCGCTGAGGAGAGAAGTCGCCTACCTACTAAAGAACGAATATCTTAAAGACGTCATGTCTGACAAAGCTCGAGGCATCATCAACAAAGGCAACTTCAATTCTCCTTCTCGACCTCCTCTGcctccccctcatactaaaactgtaaaTTTTATTGTTGGAGGctctgacatttgtggtttgaTTTATTCTGCAGCAAAAAGGCACGCTTGAGAGAATGAGATTGACAGACCAGCAAGGGCGATTGCCGCGAAACATTTGACCCCTATATCctttgatgaatctgatgcaggtGACATCCCTGACAAACATCATGGCGGTCTGGTAATATCTATTTCCGTTGGGAATTGTATGATTAGACGGGTCCTTCTCGACAACGGTAGCTCCACCAACGTTATGATCCTCGATGCCTTCAAGGAGATGGGGTTGAACCCAGACACCGACGTCGTCAAGAAATCTACGGTTCTGATAGGATTCAGTGGCGAAGCGAAAACTACTTTCGGAGAAGTCACACTGCCCGTCTATGCCGAGGGAGTCAACCAACAGGcaaaattttgtgttattgattgcccttcatcttacaaaATTATCttggatccacgacatgaaggcca contains these protein-coding regions:
- the LOC130467340 gene encoding uncharacterized protein, which translates into the protein MGSAVQWPPKSSKPDSKKDPSKWCNFHANIGHTTNECVALRREVAYLLKNEYLKDVMSDKARGIINKGNFNSPSRPPLPPPHTKTVNFIVGGSDICGDIPDKHHGGLVISISVGNCMIRRVLLDNGSSTNVMILDAFKEMGLNPDTDVVKKSTVLIGFSGEAKTTFGEVTLPVYAEGVNQQAKFCVIDCPSSYKIILDPRHEGHPIDLSPNHQVPNSVGGSGNQRDQQESKECYKAALKPSSTNKFSL